One part of the Conexibacter woesei Iso977N genome encodes these proteins:
- the aceE gene encoding pyruvate dehydrogenase (acetyl-transferring), homodimeric type → MAIHPDIDPIETAEWVEALEAVIRNDGPDRARQLLQEVFADARLKGLHMAQDLSTPYVNTIPADAEVPVPGDSALEHRVRSLVRWNAIATVLRANKESSELGGHIASFQSAATLYEVGFNHFWHAPSEQHGGDLVFIQGHSSPGIYARAFLEGRLSEDDMNRFRTETGSEAGLSSYPHPWLMPGFWQFPTVSMGLGPLMAIYQARFMKYLHGRGIADTSDRKVWAFMGDGEMDEPESMGAISLAGREHLDNLIFVINCNLQRLDGPVRGNGKIIQELETNFRGAGWNVIKTIWGRRWDPLLAADTEGRLVRRMEEVVDGQYQTLKSRDGAYVREHFFGPDPDLARMVEDWSDNEIWSLNRGGHDPQKVYNAYKMATETKGQPTVILAKTIKGYGMGESGEGQNITHQAKKMNEKALFAFRDRFQLDLSDDEVKDVSFHKPADDAPEMEYMKARRADLGGSLPQRRTEAPPLPVPELSAFRAQLDGTGEREISTTMAFVRILSTLVRDKEIGSHVVPIVPDESRTFGMEGMFRQLGIFSQVGQLYEPQDADQLMSYREDRSGQILQEGINEPGAFSSWISAATSYANHGVSMIPFYIYYSMFGFQRVGDLAWAAGDSRARGFLLGGTAGRTTLNGEGLQHEDGHSHIQASLIPNCICYDPAYAYELAVIIHDGLRRMVGEHEDVFYYLTVMNENYAQPAMPEGAQEGILKGMHVVREADGTADVQLLGSGTILREVHAAADLLKDDFGVGADVWSVTSYTELRRDGMEAERHNRLHPDADDPRIPYVSEVLGARDAGPVVAASDYIRALPDQIRPWVEGQYTVLGTDGFGRSDYRKALRRFFEVDRHHVVVAALHALGRDADAKKAIEQYGIDPESEAPWRI, encoded by the coding sequence ATGGCGATCCACCCCGACATCGACCCGATCGAGACCGCCGAGTGGGTGGAGGCCCTCGAGGCCGTCATCCGCAACGACGGCCCCGACCGGGCGCGCCAGCTGCTGCAAGAGGTCTTCGCCGACGCGCGCCTGAAGGGCCTGCACATGGCGCAGGACCTGAGCACGCCGTACGTCAACACGATCCCGGCCGACGCCGAGGTCCCTGTACCGGGCGACTCCGCGCTGGAGCACCGAGTACGCAGCCTCGTGCGCTGGAACGCGATCGCGACCGTTCTGCGTGCCAACAAGGAGTCGTCGGAGCTCGGCGGGCACATCGCCTCGTTCCAGTCGGCGGCCACGCTCTACGAGGTGGGGTTCAACCACTTCTGGCACGCGCCGTCCGAGCAACATGGTGGCGATCTCGTCTTCATCCAGGGCCACTCGTCGCCCGGCATCTACGCGCGCGCGTTCCTGGAGGGGCGCCTGAGCGAGGACGACATGAACCGCTTCCGGACCGAGACCGGGTCCGAGGCCGGGCTGTCGTCCTACCCGCACCCGTGGCTGATGCCCGGCTTCTGGCAGTTCCCGACCGTCTCGATGGGCCTCGGCCCGCTGATGGCGATCTACCAGGCGCGGTTCATGAAGTACCTGCACGGCCGCGGGATCGCCGACACGAGCGACCGCAAGGTCTGGGCCTTCATGGGCGACGGCGAGATGGACGAGCCGGAGTCGATGGGCGCGATCTCCCTGGCGGGGCGCGAGCACCTCGACAACCTCATCTTCGTCATCAACTGCAACCTGCAGCGCCTCGACGGCCCGGTCCGCGGCAACGGCAAGATCATCCAGGAGCTGGAGACCAACTTCCGCGGCGCGGGCTGGAACGTCATCAAGACGATCTGGGGCCGCCGCTGGGATCCGCTGCTCGCCGCCGACACCGAGGGCAGGCTCGTCCGCCGGATGGAGGAGGTCGTCGACGGCCAGTACCAGACGCTGAAGTCGCGCGACGGCGCCTACGTGCGCGAGCACTTCTTCGGCCCCGACCCCGACCTCGCCCGCATGGTCGAGGACTGGAGCGACAACGAGATCTGGTCGCTGAACCGCGGCGGCCACGACCCGCAGAAGGTCTACAACGCCTACAAGATGGCGACCGAGACCAAGGGCCAGCCCACGGTGATCCTCGCCAAGACGATCAAGGGCTACGGGATGGGCGAGTCCGGCGAGGGCCAGAACATCACCCACCAGGCCAAGAAGATGAACGAGAAGGCGCTGTTCGCCTTCCGCGACCGCTTCCAGCTCGACCTCAGCGACGACGAGGTCAAGGACGTGTCCTTCCACAAGCCGGCCGACGACGCGCCCGAGATGGAGTACATGAAGGCGCGGCGCGCGGACCTGGGCGGCTCGCTGCCCCAGCGTCGCACCGAGGCGCCGCCGCTGCCGGTCCCGGAGCTGAGCGCCTTCAGGGCCCAGCTCGACGGCACCGGCGAGCGCGAGATCTCGACGACGATGGCGTTCGTGCGGATCCTGTCGACCTTGGTCCGCGACAAGGAGATCGGCTCGCACGTCGTCCCGATCGTGCCCGACGAGTCGCGCACGTTCGGCATGGAGGGCATGTTCCGCCAGCTCGGGATCTTCAGCCAGGTCGGCCAGCTCTACGAGCCCCAGGACGCCGACCAGCTGATGTCCTACCGCGAGGACAGGTCCGGCCAGATCCTGCAGGAGGGGATCAACGAGCCGGGCGCGTTCTCCTCGTGGATCTCCGCTGCCACGTCGTACGCCAACCACGGCGTGTCGATGATCCCGTTCTACATCTACTACTCGATGTTCGGGTTCCAGCGCGTGGGCGACCTCGCGTGGGCCGCGGGCGACTCGCGGGCGCGCGGGTTCCTGCTCGGCGGCACCGCGGGGCGGACCACGCTCAACGGCGAAGGGCTGCAGCACGAGGACGGGCACAGCCACATCCAGGCGAGCCTGATCCCGAACTGCATCTGCTACGACCCGGCCTACGCCTACGAGCTGGCCGTGATCATCCACGACGGCCTGCGCCGGATGGTCGGGGAGCACGAGGACGTCTTCTACTACCTGACCGTCATGAACGAGAACTACGCGCAGCCGGCGATGCCGGAGGGCGCGCAGGAGGGCATCCTCAAGGGCATGCACGTGGTCCGCGAGGCCGACGGCACCGCCGACGTGCAGCTCCTGGGCTCCGGCACGATCCTGCGCGAGGTGCACGCGGCGGCCGACCTCCTGAAGGACGACTTCGGCGTCGGCGCGGACGTGTGGTCGGTGACCTCCTACACCGAGCTGCGCCGCGACGGCATGGAGGCCGAGCGCCACAACCGCCTGCACCCGGACGCCGACGATCCGCGCATCCCCTATGTGTCGGAAGTGCTGGGTGCTCGGGATGCCGGACCGGTCGTGGCCGCGAGCGACTACATCCGCGCGCTGCCCGACCAGATCCGTCCGTGGGTCGAGGGCCAGTACACGGTCCTGGGCACGGACGGCTTCGGCCGCAGCGACTACCGCAAGGCGCTGCGCCGGTTCTTCGAGGTGGACCGACACCATGTGGTCGTCGCCGCCCTGCACGCGCTCGGCCGCGACGCCGATGCGAAGAAGGCCATCGAGCAGTACGGCATCGACCCCGAGAGCGAGGCACCGTGGCGGATCTAG
- the aceF gene encoding dihydrolipoyllysine-residue acetyltransferase: MADLEQVAVPDIGDFTDVDVVEVHVSPGDAVAENDPLVTLETDKATMDVPAPFAGVVAEVLLKVGDRASEGTLVVALKADAASERKATDQTATVEAGAPGAVRSAVSAEASAREREQPAPKAPEPSPSRNGEPVYASPSVRRLARELDVDLSAVSGTGRKGRIVPEDVEAYKSGGGAAAAPAKSGGPSIVGGTVVETLPWPSVDFSKYGETERVELSKIRKISAANLARNWVRIPHVTHNDDADVTDLEAFRKQLNGEQQDVKVTMVALLLKASVASLKQFPDFNSSLSDDGEALVRKKYYHLGFAADTPNGLVVPVVKDVDRKGLLEVAGELTELSGKARAGRLMPADMAGATFTISSLGGIGGTSFTPIVNAPEVAILGVVRSAMKPVWDGREFVPRLMLPLSLSYDHRVIDGASAARFTAHLAGVLNDLRRVLL; this comes from the coding sequence GTGGCGGATCTAGAGCAGGTGGCGGTCCCCGACATCGGCGACTTCACCGACGTCGACGTTGTTGAGGTACATGTGTCGCCCGGCGACGCGGTCGCCGAGAACGACCCGCTGGTGACGCTGGAGACCGACAAGGCCACGATGGACGTCCCGGCGCCGTTCGCCGGCGTCGTCGCCGAGGTGCTGCTGAAGGTCGGCGACAGGGCGTCCGAGGGGACGCTGGTCGTCGCGCTGAAGGCGGACGCCGCGAGCGAGCGCAAGGCCACCGATCAGACCGCGACGGTCGAGGCGGGCGCGCCGGGCGCGGTGCGCTCCGCCGTGAGCGCCGAGGCGAGCGCGCGCGAGCGCGAGCAGCCCGCGCCGAAGGCGCCGGAGCCGTCGCCGTCGCGCAACGGCGAGCCGGTCTACGCGTCGCCGTCGGTCCGGCGGCTGGCGCGCGAGCTCGACGTCGACCTGAGCGCGGTCAGCGGCACGGGCCGCAAGGGGCGGATCGTCCCGGAGGACGTCGAGGCCTACAAGTCGGGTGGCGGCGCGGCCGCCGCGCCGGCGAAGTCCGGCGGTCCGTCGATCGTCGGCGGCACCGTCGTCGAGACGCTGCCGTGGCCGTCGGTCGACTTCTCCAAGTACGGGGAGACCGAGCGCGTCGAGCTGTCGAAGATCCGCAAGATCAGCGCGGCGAACCTCGCGCGCAACTGGGTCCGGATCCCGCACGTCACGCACAACGACGACGCCGACGTCACCGACCTGGAGGCGTTCCGCAAGCAGCTCAACGGCGAGCAGCAGGACGTCAAGGTCACGATGGTCGCGCTGTTGTTGAAGGCGTCGGTCGCGTCGCTGAAGCAGTTCCCGGACTTCAACTCGTCCTTGAGCGACGACGGCGAGGCGCTGGTCCGGAAGAAGTACTACCACTTGGGCTTCGCGGCGGACACGCCCAACGGGCTCGTCGTCCCGGTCGTCAAGGACGTGGACAGGAAGGGCCTGCTCGAGGTCGCCGGCGAGCTGACCGAGCTGAGCGGCAAGGCCCGCGCCGGCAGGCTGATGCCCGCCGACATGGCCGGCGCGACGTTCACGATCTCGTCGCTGGGCGGGATCGGCGGCACGTCGTTCACGCCGATCGTCAACGCGCCCGAGGTCGCGATCCTCGGCGTCGTGCGCAGCGCGATGAAGCCGGTCTGGGACGGCAGGGAGTTCGTCCCGCGGCTGATGCTGCCGTTGTCCTTGTCCTACGACCACCGGGTGATCGACGGCGCCAGCGCCGCGCGCTTCACCGCGCATCTCGCCGGTGTCCTCAACGACCTCCGGAGAGTGCTGCTGTGA
- the lpdA gene encoding dihydrolipoyl dehydrogenase — protein MTAVLDVLVPDIGDFTDVPVVELLVAVGDAVAAETPLVVLESDKASMEIPAPEAGTVKEIAVAVGDAVSEGSLLVKLETADVQADPEDGAGAPETAVESPAVAARDEQPQPEDPAVEVERGDVHAGLLVIGSGPGGYAAAFRAADLGQDVVMVERHEQLGGVCLNVGCIPSKALLHVAKVIAEAETAGGHGVSFGRPEIDLDGLRAWKDSVVAKLNGGVAQMAKGRKVNVLHGEARFTSANMVSLLGPDGETTTVSFDSAIVAAGSRSVQLPGIPHEDPRVMDSTGALELQDVPERLLVVGGGIIGLEMATVYDALGSQVTVVELADGLIPGADRDLVKPLAKRIGARYAAIHLGTKVDKIEAKDDGLVATFSGSDVEPATFDRVLVAVGRIPNGASLGLDAAGVHVDERGFVPVDAQQRTNIPHIYAIGDVAGGPMLAHKATAEGHVAAEVVAGHAAAFEPRGIPSVAYTDPEVAWVGLTETEARDQGIAYEKSVFPWSASGRALAIDGADGSTKLLRDPETGRVLGAGIVGPHAGDLIAEPGFALEMGADVADLGLTIHAHPTLSETVMLAAEIADGTITDLPNKAAQRAARAKS, from the coding sequence GTGACTGCTGTTCTTGATGTTCTTGTCCCCGACATCGGCGACTTCACCGACGTCCCGGTCGTGGAGCTGCTGGTCGCGGTCGGCGACGCGGTCGCCGCCGAGACCCCGCTCGTCGTCCTGGAGTCCGACAAGGCGTCGATGGAGATCCCGGCGCCCGAGGCCGGCACGGTCAAGGAGATCGCGGTCGCCGTCGGCGACGCGGTGTCCGAGGGCTCGTTGTTGGTGAAGTTGGAGACGGCCGACGTGCAGGCCGACCCGGAGGACGGCGCGGGCGCGCCGGAGACCGCGGTCGAGTCGCCGGCCGTCGCGGCGCGCGACGAGCAGCCCCAGCCGGAGGACCCGGCGGTCGAGGTGGAACGCGGCGACGTCCACGCGGGTCTGCTCGTGATCGGCTCCGGCCCGGGCGGCTACGCGGCCGCGTTCCGGGCGGCCGACCTCGGCCAGGACGTCGTGATGGTCGAGCGCCACGAGCAGCTCGGCGGCGTCTGCCTCAACGTCGGCTGCATCCCGTCCAAGGCGCTGCTGCACGTCGCGAAGGTGATCGCGGAGGCCGAGACGGCGGGCGGGCACGGCGTGTCGTTCGGCAGGCCGGAGATCGACCTGGACGGCCTGCGCGCGTGGAAGGACAGCGTCGTCGCCAAGCTCAACGGCGGCGTCGCGCAGATGGCCAAGGGGCGCAAGGTCAACGTGCTGCACGGCGAGGCGCGGTTCACCTCGGCCAACATGGTGTCCTTGCTCGGTCCGGACGGCGAGACGACGACGGTGTCCTTCGACTCCGCGATCGTCGCGGCCGGCTCGCGCAGCGTCCAGCTGCCGGGCATCCCGCACGAGGACCCGCGCGTGATGGACTCGACCGGCGCGCTGGAGCTGCAGGACGTCCCCGAGCGGCTGCTGGTCGTCGGCGGCGGGATCATCGGCCTGGAGATGGCGACGGTCTACGACGCGCTCGGCAGTCAAGTCACCGTTGTTGAACTGGCCGACGGCCTGATCCCCGGCGCCGACCGCGACCTCGTCAAGCCGCTGGCCAAGCGGATCGGCGCGCGCTACGCGGCGATCCACCTCGGGACCAAGGTGGACAAGATCGAGGCCAAGGACGATGGGTTGGTCGCGACGTTCAGCGGCAGCGACGTCGAGCCTGCGACGTTCGATCGCGTGCTCGTCGCCGTCGGCCGGATCCCGAACGGCGCGTCGCTCGGCCTCGACGCCGCGGGGGTGCACGTGGACGAGCGCGGGTTCGTGCCGGTCGACGCCCAGCAGCGGACCAACATCCCGCACATCTACGCGATCGGCGACGTCGCCGGCGGGCCGATGCTCGCCCACAAGGCGACCGCCGAGGGCCACGTCGCCGCCGAGGTCGTCGCCGGCCACGCCGCCGCGTTCGAGCCGCGCGGGATCCCGAGCGTCGCCTACACCGACCCGGAGGTCGCGTGGGTCGGGCTGACCGAGACCGAGGCCAGGGACCAGGGCATCGCCTATGAGAAGTCGGTCTTCCCGTGGAGCGCCTCCGGGCGCGCGCTGGCGATCGACGGCGCGGACGGCTCGACCAAGCTGCTCCGCGACCCCGAGACCGGGCGCGTGCTCGGCGCCGGGATCGTCGGCCCGCACGCCGGCGACCTGATCGCCGAGCCCGGGTTCGCCCTCGAGATGGGCGCCGACGTCGCCGACCTCGGCCTCACGATCCACGCCCACCCGACGCTGTCAGAGACCGTCATGCTCGCCGCCGAGATCGCCGACGGGACGATCACCGACCTCCCCAACAAGGCCGCGCAGCGCGCCGCCAGGGCGAAGTCCTAG
- a CDS encoding adenylate/guanylate cyclase domain-containing protein, whose protein sequence is MRVRRTFCFLDLCGFTSFTDEHGDQEAVAVLGHLRAVLRAEAENHGVRVTKWLGDGAMLSGVDAGAVIRCAALVRDVLQSDGRLALRGGICEGHVIMFEGDDYIGAAVNVAAKLCSKALPGQLLLTGGTKASVPPELQPVALGDLTVPGVSQPVEVLALDPGPLRISRQTTAVRPSV, encoded by the coding sequence ATGCGCGTCCGCCGCACCTTCTGCTTCCTCGACCTGTGCGGCTTCACGTCGTTCACGGACGAGCACGGCGATCAGGAGGCGGTGGCCGTGCTCGGGCACCTGCGCGCGGTGCTGCGGGCGGAGGCCGAGAACCACGGCGTCCGCGTCACGAAGTGGCTGGGCGACGGCGCGATGCTCTCGGGCGTCGACGCCGGTGCCGTGATCCGCTGCGCCGCGCTGGTCCGCGACGTCCTGCAGTCCGACGGCAGGCTGGCCCTGCGCGGCGGGATCTGCGAGGGCCACGTGATCATGTTCGAGGGCGACGACTACATCGGCGCGGCGGTCAACGTCGCGGCGAAGCTGTGCTCGAAGGCGCTCCCGGGGCAGCTGCTGCTGACCGGCGGCACCAAGGCGTCGGTCCCGCCGGAGCTGCAGCCGGTCGCGCTCGGAGACCTGACGGTTCCAGGGGTTTCGCAGCCCGTCGAGGTCCTCGCGCTGGACCCCGGGCCGCTGCGCATCAGCCGTCAGACGACGGCCGTCCGCCCGTCCGTCTAA
- a CDS encoding SulP family inorganic anion transporter codes for MRADEAYRDRSPFQGAEDEPLLQRAVPLARDLPDYDVPSGRRDLLAGLTVAALALPSGMAYASLAGLSPVVGLYALLLPAIAYALLGSSRQLIVGPEGTLAALVAAAVLPRAAAGSAQAGELAALMALLAGLCFLLARLARLGWLADYLSRPVLLGYIHGVAVVLVIGQLGKLLGLSIAAADPIPQLREVVQELGSASGTTIAVAATALAVLIGARLFAPRLPAALLVVLLAIGASELLNLGDHGVALVGSVPSGLPSFGIPKPGWDDFRALLPSAVGLFLVCFADEVLTARSYAGRHHQHVDAGKELVATGAANIAAGLTQGMPVGGSGSRTAVNDAMGARSQVSAIVAAGAVLVVVLFLTGPIADLPKAVLGAAIVVAALGLVEPRAWAELWRTDRVEVGIAAITVIGVIATGVLQAILVAVALSIVDVVRRSARPHDAVLGYSDRLGRYADVALHPGARVTPGVVVYRLDDRLFFANASYVKGRIREALRGAPTPPQLLVLDAEGMTHVDAAGAAALADLADALAAEGVAIVMARVKGPVREHLDGAGVTAALGGPAAYHPTVRAATASSRPAPNA; via the coding sequence ATGCGGGCGGACGAGGCGTACCGGGACCGGTCGCCGTTCCAGGGCGCCGAGGATGAGCCGCTGCTGCAGCGGGCGGTGCCGCTCGCGCGCGACCTGCCGGACTACGACGTCCCGTCCGGCCGCCGGGACCTGCTGGCGGGGCTGACGGTCGCGGCGCTCGCGCTGCCGTCCGGGATGGCCTACGCGAGCCTCGCCGGGCTGAGCCCGGTCGTCGGGCTCTACGCGCTGCTGCTGCCGGCGATCGCCTACGCGCTGCTCGGCTCGTCGCGGCAGCTGATCGTCGGGCCGGAGGGGACGCTCGCGGCGCTCGTCGCGGCCGCGGTCCTGCCGCGGGCGGCGGCCGGCTCGGCGCAGGCGGGCGAGCTGGCGGCGCTGATGGCGCTGCTCGCCGGCCTCTGCTTCCTGCTCGCGCGGCTGGCGAGGCTCGGCTGGCTGGCGGACTACCTCAGCCGCCCGGTCCTGCTCGGCTACATCCACGGCGTCGCCGTCGTGCTGGTGATCGGGCAGCTCGGCAAGCTGCTGGGGCTGAGCATCGCGGCGGCCGACCCGATCCCGCAGCTCAGGGAGGTCGTCCAGGAGCTCGGGAGCGCGAGCGGGACGACGATCGCGGTGGCCGCCACGGCGCTGGCGGTCCTGATCGGAGCGAGGCTCTTCGCGCCGCGCCTGCCCGCGGCGTTGTTGGTGGTGTTGCTGGCGATCGGCGCCTCGGAGCTCCTGAACCTCGGCGACCACGGCGTCGCGCTCGTCGGCTCGGTCCCGAGTGGGCTGCCGTCGTTCGGGATCCCCAAGCCCGGCTGGGATGACTTCCGTGCGCTCCTGCCCTCGGCGGTCGGCCTGTTCCTCGTCTGCTTCGCCGACGAGGTCCTGACCGCGCGCTCCTACGCGGGGCGACACCATCAACATGTCGACGCGGGCAAGGAGCTGGTCGCGACCGGCGCGGCCAACATCGCGGCGGGCCTCACGCAGGGCATGCCGGTCGGCGGCTCGGGCTCGCGGACCGCGGTCAACGACGCGATGGGCGCGCGCTCGCAGGTCAGCGCGATCGTGGCGGCGGGCGCGGTCCTGGTCGTCGTGCTGTTCCTGACCGGCCCGATCGCCGACCTCCCGAAGGCCGTGCTCGGCGCGGCGATCGTCGTCGCCGCGCTCGGCCTCGTCGAGCCGCGCGCGTGGGCCGAGCTGTGGCGGACCGACCGCGTCGAGGTCGGGATCGCCGCGATCACGGTGATCGGCGTGATCGCCACCGGCGTCCTGCAGGCGATCCTGGTCGCCGTCGCGCTGTCGATCGTGGACGTCGTGCGCCGCAGCGCGCGCCCGCACGACGCCGTGCTCGGCTACAGCGACCGTCTCGGCCGCTACGCCGACGTCGCGCTGCACCCGGGCGCGAGGGTGACGCCGGGCGTCGTCGTCTACCGCCTCGACGACCGCCTCTTCTTCGCCAACGCGTCCTACGTCAAGGGTCGGATCCGGGAGGCGCTGCGCGGCGCGCCGACGCCGCCGCAGCTGCTCGTCCTCGACGCCGAGGGCATGACGCACGTGGACGCCGCGGGCGCCGCCGCGCTGGCCGATCTCGCCGACGCGCTGGCCGCCGAGGGCGTGGCGATCGTCATGGCGCGCGTGAAGGGACCGGTGCGCGAACACCTCGACGGCGCCGGGGTGACCGCCGCGCTCGGCGGCCCCGCCGCATACCACCCGACCGTACGGGCCGCGACGGCAAGCTCGCGCCCAGCGCCGAACGCATGA
- a CDS encoding acyltransferase family protein — translation MATQELDTTEQQRIARESDPVRDALPWIPAALRKQQRWRPEIQALRALAVTLVIASHIWPGLVPGGFVGVDVFFAVSGFLITSLLVEEIVEEGRISLAGFWARRARRILPAALATLLVTAIATMIVVPSHRWDTFLTEIAASAAYVENWQLAHSAVDYFARSDGVSPVQHYWSLSVEEQFYLVWPLLLTGAVLLTRGRTPRARITALTVTMGTLTAVSLWWSIFHTPHDPEAAYFVTPTRAWEFGLGGVLALLPQRHIVPPFARALLSWLGFAAILTAAFAYGPDTIFPGVAALLPILGTLAVIRAGAPAVRGAPTRLLAWGPVQKTGDLSYSLYLWHWPLLVLIPYVVHLPDGVFQAVVLELTVLLAWLSKRWIEDPVRSMHGLARRPRRTLALAGFATVLVLMVPAAGALQVDHQLHQDRAETRALVGEHPRCFGAAARPPGGALCNNPDLAGKVVPSPVEAAAAANTPCQVTESLGRVRACAFGVPAASARESVAVVGDSHASHWRAAFDYVAKARGWHGFSVTHTGCPFTAAVAKLPEPQRSQCVQWNRDTVRWFAKHPEVHRVFVAGHTGGAIVGARGAAARFAAQLKGYRDAWASLPATVTQVVVLRDTPKMRSATLDCVQQAMNGAQDPARTCAVPRALALEPDPAVAAANGPGARRPVAVVDLTSTLCDRASCYPVVGGALTFKDVDHLTTVFAATLGPYLQAAVQRL, via the coding sequence GTGGCGACCCAGGAGCTGGATACGACAGAGCAGCAGCGGATCGCGCGGGAATCCGACCCCGTGCGCGACGCGCTGCCCTGGATCCCGGCGGCGCTGCGCAAGCAGCAGCGCTGGCGCCCGGAGATCCAGGCGCTGCGGGCGCTCGCCGTCACGCTGGTGATCGCGTCGCACATCTGGCCGGGCCTGGTGCCCGGCGGCTTCGTCGGGGTCGACGTCTTCTTCGCCGTCTCGGGCTTCCTGATCACCTCGCTGCTGGTCGAGGAGATCGTCGAGGAGGGGCGGATCTCGCTGGCCGGCTTCTGGGCCAGGCGCGCGCGCCGGATCCTGCCCGCCGCGCTCGCGACGCTGCTGGTCACCGCGATCGCGACGATGATCGTGGTGCCGTCGCACCGCTGGGACACGTTCCTGACCGAGATCGCGGCGAGCGCCGCGTACGTCGAGAACTGGCAGCTCGCCCACTCCGCCGTCGACTACTTCGCCAGGAGCGACGGCGTCTCGCCGGTCCAGCACTACTGGTCGCTGTCGGTCGAGGAGCAGTTCTACCTCGTCTGGCCGCTGTTGCTGACCGGCGCGGTGCTGCTGACGAGGGGCCGGACGCCGAGGGCGCGGATCACCGCGCTGACGGTGACGATGGGGACGCTGACCGCGGTCAGCCTGTGGTGGTCGATCTTCCACACGCCGCACGACCCGGAGGCCGCGTACTTCGTCACGCCGACGCGCGCGTGGGAGTTCGGGCTCGGCGGGGTCCTCGCGCTGTTGCCCCAGCGCCACATCGTCCCGCCGTTCGCGCGCGCGTTGTTGTCGTGGTTGGGCTTCGCCGCGATCCTGACCGCGGCGTTCGCCTACGGGCCGGACACGATCTTCCCGGGCGTCGCGGCGCTGCTGCCGATCCTCGGCACGCTGGCCGTGATCCGGGCGGGCGCGCCCGCGGTGCGCGGCGCGCCGACGCGGCTGCTGGCGTGGGGGCCGGTCCAGAAGACCGGCGACCTGTCGTACTCGCTCTACCTGTGGCACTGGCCGTTGTTGGTGTTGATCCCGTACGTGGTGCACCTGCCCGACGGCGTCTTCCAGGCGGTCGTGCTGGAGCTGACCGTGCTGCTGGCGTGGCTGTCCAAGCGCTGGATCGAGGACCCGGTGCGCAGCATGCACGGGCTCGCGCGGCGGCCGCGGCGCACGCTCGCGCTCGCGGGGTTCGCGACGGTGTTGGTGTTGATGGTCCCGGCGGCAGGCGCGCTGCAGGTCGACCACCAGCTGCACCAGGACCGGGCCGAGACGCGCGCGCTGGTCGGCGAGCACCCGCGCTGCTTCGGCGCCGCGGCGCGGCCGCCGGGCGGCGCGCTCTGCAACAACCCTGACCTGGCCGGCAAGGTCGTGCCGTCGCCGGTCGAGGCCGCCGCCGCGGCCAACACGCCGTGCCAGGTCACCGAGTCGCTCGGCCGCGTGCGTGCGTGCGCCTTCGGCGTCCCGGCGGCGAGCGCGCGCGAGAGCGTCGCGGTCGTCGGCGACTCGCACGCGTCGCACTGGCGCGCGGCGTTCGACTACGTCGCCAAGGCGCGCGGCTGGCACGGCTTCTCGGTCACGCACACGGGCTGCCCGTTCACGGCCGCGGTCGCCAAGCTGCCCGAGCCGCAGCGCTCGCAGTGCGTGCAGTGGAACCGGGACACGGTCCGCTGGTTCGCCAAGCACCCGGAGGTCCACCGCGTGTTCGTCGCCGGGCACACCGGCGGCGCGATCGTGGGGGCGAGGGGCGCGGCCGCGCGGTTCGCCGCGCAGCTCAAGGGCTACCGCGACGCCTGGGCGTCGCTGCCCGCGACGGTCACGCAGGTCGTCGTCCTCCGCGACACGCCGAAGATGCGCAGCGCGACGCTGGACTGCGTGCAGCAGGCGATGAACGGCGCGCAGGACCCGGCGCGCACGTGCGCGGTCCCGCGCGCGCTGGCGCTGGAGCCCGACCCCGCGGTGGCGGCCGCCAACGGTCCGGGCGCGCGGCGTCCCGTCGCCGTCGTCGACCTCACCAGCACGCTGTGCGACCGGGCCAGCTGCTATCCCGTGGTCGGCGGAGCGCTCACGTTCAAGGACGTCGATCACCTCACGACCGTGTTCGCGGCGACGCTCGGCCCGTACCTGCAAGCTGCCGTACAACGCCTCTAA